Proteins encoded in a region of the Mucilaginibacter sabulilitoris genome:
- a CDS encoding glycoside hydrolase family 78 protein, which yields MNYITKTGMLKRACLSIVILFSFHFLSFSQLQKPPVNFRVDNLTCEYKVNPIAVDAANPRMSWKLITQDRNIQQTYYEIRVGSNAVSLTKGQSLIWTSGKIPSDQSVHVYYGGPLLASRQKCYWQVRVWNNKNQVTSWSMVNFWKMGLLKPQDWTAKWIQDTYVSDTTGGPSPMFRKGFKLDHKIRAAHLYISAHGVFEAQINGKRVGNDYFAPGWTSYNKRIQYQVYDVTSMLKKGDNATGVTIGDGWYRGYTYNRKKDVYGKKLALLYQLEVIYTTGKRVVISSDKSWKVAYGAIRSSSFFDGEVYDARKEKAGWTNPLYKDLTWDTVKTDETIKDNLIATSGPTVKKHEKFLPLRVFTTPEGDRVVDFGQNLVGWVQFKLKAKAGDTIHLYHAEVLDQKGNFYTKNLRTAKQENTYIFKGDSAETFEPHFTFQGFRFLKVVGYKGALDSTNLAAYAVYSDMAQTGQFSTSNPLINQLQHNIQWGQKGNFIDVPTDCPQRDERMGWTGDAQAFCRTATFNMDVAGFFTKWLKDLSADQHKDGAVPYVIPDVLDSVSAGASGWSDVATIAPWNIYLAYGDRQVLQQQYESMKAWVGYIQAHSRNYLWDTGNHFGDWLFYAGTNYEDGAALTDKNLIAQAFYAYSTQLLINAAKVLGRGDDVQKYTLLLYNIKKAFQSEYVTPNGRMISGTQTSYVLALNFDMLPEKQRESAAKRLVHNIEDYDEHITTGFLGTPYICHVLSRFGQTDIAYDLLMKESYPSWLYPVKHGATTIWERWDGIKPDGSFEDPEMNSFNHYAYGAIGDWMYRVIAGINPVETDPGFHEILIAPRPGGKLTSTQAELETMYGKVKSAWSIDNGIFTLDVIIPPNTTAQILLPSTTDQITENGLDINTIKEITDIQKTGNDTQLNVGSGTYHFVYTMKTYGKRIN from the coding sequence ATGAATTATATTACTAAAACAGGCATGCTGAAAAGAGCATGCCTGAGTATCGTTATATTATTTTCGTTTCATTTTCTGAGCTTTTCGCAACTGCAGAAACCTCCCGTTAATTTCAGGGTTGATAATCTGACATGTGAGTATAAAGTTAATCCTATAGCTGTTGATGCCGCCAATCCGCGTATGAGCTGGAAACTGATAACGCAGGACAGGAATATCCAGCAAACCTATTATGAAATACGTGTGGGCAGCAATGCCGTGTCGTTAACCAAAGGTCAAAGCTTAATATGGACTTCTGGCAAAATACCTTCAGATCAATCGGTACATGTATATTATGGTGGTCCATTGCTGGCCTCACGCCAAAAGTGTTACTGGCAGGTAAGGGTATGGAACAATAAGAACCAGGTAACGTCGTGGAGCATGGTAAACTTCTGGAAAATGGGTTTGCTTAAACCCCAGGACTGGACTGCCAAATGGATACAGGACACTTATGTATCGGATACTACCGGCGGGCCAAGTCCCATGTTTCGCAAAGGTTTTAAGTTAGATCATAAAATACGCGCGGCGCATTTATACATATCCGCCCATGGAGTGTTCGAAGCTCAGATAAATGGCAAAAGGGTTGGTAACGATTACTTTGCACCCGGATGGACGAGCTATAATAAACGTATACAATACCAGGTATACGATGTTACCTCCATGCTTAAAAAAGGCGACAATGCCACCGGGGTAACCATTGGCGATGGCTGGTATCGCGGTTATACTTACAACCGTAAAAAAGATGTTTATGGTAAAAAACTGGCCCTGCTTTATCAGCTTGAGGTGATTTATACTACCGGTAAACGGGTTGTTATTTCATCAGATAAAAGCTGGAAGGTTGCTTATGGGGCCATCCGCTCGTCCTCATTTTTTGACGGCGAGGTTTATGATGCCCGAAAGGAAAAAGCCGGCTGGACAAATCCACTGTACAAGGATCTGACCTGGGATACTGTAAAAACCGACGAAACTATAAAAGATAACCTGATAGCTACATCCGGCCCAACTGTAAAAAAGCATGAGAAGTTTTTACCGCTTAGGGTTTTTACAACCCCTGAGGGTGACCGCGTTGTTGATTTTGGCCAGAACCTGGTTGGCTGGGTACAATTTAAATTAAAGGCCAAAGCAGGCGACACCATACACCTGTATCATGCCGAGGTGCTTGATCAAAAAGGTAATTTTTATACCAAGAATCTGCGTACTGCCAAACAGGAAAATACATATATTTTTAAAGGCGATAGTGCAGAAACTTTTGAACCGCATTTTACATTCCAGGGTTTTCGTTTCCTGAAGGTTGTGGGTTACAAAGGAGCCCTCGATTCAACCAATCTGGCGGCTTATGCTGTTTATTCTGATATGGCTCAAACCGGGCAGTTCTCTACCTCAAACCCTCTGATTAACCAATTGCAGCATAATATTCAATGGGGACAAAAAGGTAATTTTATAGATGTACCTACAGATTGTCCTCAGCGCGATGAACGTATGGGATGGACAGGTGATGCACAGGCCTTTTGCCGTACCGCGACTTTTAATATGGATGTGGCCGGCTTTTTTACCAAATGGCTGAAAGATCTTTCGGCAGATCAGCATAAAGATGGGGCTGTACCTTATGTAATACCTGATGTGCTGGATAGCGTTTCGGCGGGTGCCTCAGGGTGGAGCGACGTGGCTACCATTGCACCATGGAATATTTACCTGGCATATGGCGACAGGCAGGTGCTGCAGCAGCAATATGAAAGTATGAAGGCATGGGTTGGGTATATCCAGGCACATAGTCGCAATTATCTTTGGGATACCGGTAATCACTTTGGCGATTGGTTGTTCTATGCCGGTACAAACTATGAGGATGGTGCAGCATTAACCGATAAAAACCTTATAGCGCAGGCATTTTACGCTTATTCTACTCAACTGCTTATCAACGCAGCCAAAGTATTGGGGCGTGGCGATGATGTCCAAAAATATACTTTGCTGCTTTATAATATCAAAAAAGCCTTCCAGAGCGAATACGTAACCCCCAATGGTCGTATGATATCGGGCACACAAACCTCATACGTGCTGGCTTTAAATTTTGATATGCTGCCTGAAAAACAACGGGAGTCGGCAGCCAAAAGGCTGGTACACAACATCGAGGATTATGACGAGCATATTACTACAGGCTTTCTGGGTACGCCATACATTTGCCACGTGCTGAGCCGCTTTGGCCAAACGGATATTGCTTATGACCTGCTGATGAAGGAGTCGTACCCCTCGTGGTTATACCCGGTAAAACATGGAGCAACCACTATATGGGAACGCTGGGACGGCATCAAACCTGATGGTAGTTTTGAGGACCCGGAAATGAACTCGTTTAATCACTACGCCTATGGCGCCATTGGCGATTGGATGTACCGTGTAATAGCCGGTATCAATCCTGTCGAAACTGATCCAGGCTTTCATGAAATATTAATAGCTCCGCGCCCCGGTGGCAAACTCACCAGCACACAGGCCGAGCTGGAAACCATGTATGGTAAGGTAAAGTCGGCATGGAGTATTGATAATGGTATTTTTACGCTCGATGTAATCATTCCGCCCAATACTACTGCCCAGATTCTCCTGCCATCCACTACCGATCAAATCACCGAGAATGGGCTCGATATAAATACGATTAAAGAGATAACTGACATACAGAAAACGGGTAACGATACCCAGCTTAATGTTGGCTCAGGCACTTATCATTTTGTGTATACCATGAAAACTTATGGTAAGCGCATTAATTAG
- a CDS encoding RagB/SusD family nutrient uptake outer membrane protein, protein MKKYIYIFLILTAAGIAGCKKDYLALQPTDTENKANFFKTQLQFTQAINGAYAPLQGLYNGSFWAMGEMRSDNTSYEYDPYDRSGTNKEEIDEFRELNNNDMVESFFSASYTSIGRCNIILERLPAAKLNTAVADTIAGQANFLRAFNYFNLVRMFGDIPLVITEVQSVGDAFRLATKSPAANIYTQIIADAQAAITKLPVKYSGTGNVGRVTKGTAETLLAEVYMTQKKFDLATPLLRTIIASNAYRLNANYADNFDISKENGPESIFEIQYIEGPNGLGSDFIDTFIPWDYYDSDVTGFEIANGAQNGWNIPTHDLMTAFEPGDKRRAASVIEFTSDEYGVDLPFIKKYQSIAAVQGITGNNFPVYRYSDIYLMLAECLNEQGFVGGSDAFKYLNLVRERAGLKDKTAGNSVPALNVPNQDAFRDAIAHERQVELAFENHRWFDLLRTGKAAAVMAAHGVRDKAFKKPYWNVNSAAYTNIRLLFQYPLNQANLEL, encoded by the coding sequence ATGAAAAAATATATATACATTTTTTTGATCCTTACTGCCGCGGGCATTGCCGGGTGTAAAAAGGATTATCTGGCACTTCAACCAACAGATACTGAAAATAAAGCCAATTTCTTTAAAACACAGCTGCAGTTTACACAGGCAATTAATGGTGCTTATGCTCCGCTGCAAGGCTTATACAATGGATCCTTTTGGGCAATGGGCGAAATGCGGTCTGATAACACATCGTATGAGTACGACCCGTATGATCGTTCGGGCACTAACAAAGAGGAAATCGATGAATTCAGGGAGCTGAATAATAATGATATGGTTGAATCTTTTTTTAGCGCCAGTTATACAAGCATAGGCAGGTGCAATATAATTTTGGAACGCCTGCCAGCGGCTAAACTCAATACCGCGGTTGCCGACACCATTGCCGGACAGGCTAATTTTTTGCGGGCGTTCAACTATTTTAATCTGGTGCGCATGTTTGGTGATATACCGCTGGTGATAACGGAAGTGCAATCAGTAGGCGATGCCTTTAGGTTAGCTACTAAATCGCCTGCTGCCAATATATATACTCAGATAATTGCCGATGCTCAGGCCGCCATTACAAAATTACCGGTTAAATATTCCGGAACAGGTAATGTAGGCAGGGTAACTAAAGGTACCGCCGAAACATTGCTTGCTGAAGTTTACATGACCCAGAAAAAGTTTGATCTGGCTACACCGCTATTGCGTACCATTATAGCATCAAATGCCTACCGGTTGAATGCCAATTATGCCGATAACTTTGATATATCGAAAGAGAACGGTCCCGAATCGATTTTTGAAATTCAGTATATTGAAGGGCCTAACGGACTGGGCAGCGACTTTATAGATACCTTTATTCCCTGGGATTATTATGACAGCGATGTAACCGGATTTGAAATTGCTAACGGAGCCCAGAATGGCTGGAATATCCCTACCCATGATCTGATGACAGCATTTGAACCCGGTGATAAAAGGAGGGCTGCATCTGTAATTGAGTTTACATCTGATGAATACGGTGTAGATTTACCTTTTATAAAAAAATATCAGAGTATAGCCGCTGTTCAGGGAATAACCGGAAATAATTTTCCTGTTTACCGCTATTCTGATATTTACCTGATGCTTGCCGAGTGTCTGAATGAACAGGGGTTTGTGGGCGGCAGCGACGCGTTTAAATATTTAAACCTGGTAAGGGAACGTGCCGGATTAAAAGATAAAACAGCAGGTAATAGTGTCCCGGCGTTAAACGTGCCAAATCAGGATGCTTTTCGTGATGCTATAGCGCACGAACGGCAGGTTGAACTTGCTTTTGAAAACCATCGCTGGTTTGATTTGCTGCGCACCGGCAAGGCTGCTGCTGTAATGGCAGCTCATGGTGTGAGGGACAAGGCATTTAAAAAACCATACTGGAATGTGAACTCAGCTGCTTATACCAATATCAGGCTGTTGTTCCAATATCCGCTGAATCAAGCAAACCTGGAGCTTTAA
- a CDS encoding TonB-dependent receptor, translating to MKLTVLLIIIGCLHVSAKSFSQTITLSTNEASIEKVFNAIEKQSGYYFFYKYNDIKQAKPVSLSLKNASLEEALQQCFKNEPFTYTIDNKTIIVNKKDAVTTAPTQAPITITGQVTDAQKQPLPGVSVKVKGTSTGAVTGIDGKFSLQAEDNAVLVFTFVGFKTKEEPINKRTSINVTLEDDKTQLNEVVVVGYGNQERKDVTGAVGTVKMSNIKEIKAASVDLKLAGQLAGVTVNQVTGTPGGGVAINIRGAGSVGAGDNPLYVVDGFPISPGFDQYSNPLSTINPDDIENISVLKDAASTAIYGSRGANGVILITTKRAKKGESTVTVNTSSGLQRVLSQSKLKMMTASQFAQWRTEAIQDANAINGTNDPIPIEYRNPKSLGAGTDWFDAVTRTAPMQNYDVTIANGTEKVRSLFSLGYFDQQGTVLNTGFKRYSLKGNMDADVAKNLTVGLSIAPTYSFRNLQQTDGHFLSAALSQAYLESPLIPVKQPDGSYTNVVGSPGTFQNVNPVSELVNTINKRNEFRALANTYVDWEPIKGLNIRSTFGVDYQTKSQDYYRPSYLGGFNVPNRDGNQQKAVGSFTSANSFNWLNENSINYKKTWGNHTLTALADYSVQQENTHDRLTFGTGFPDDAIQSVNAATIVTATAGDEEWRLLSLIGRVNYAYKDKYLLSASIRRDGASRFASGHQWGTFPSVSGGWRISDESFFPKISIVDQVKFTASYGLAGNNGIPNYASIPAVDEANYTFGGGLAPGKALTELGNTSLGWETTRQLDIGMDISLAKGRIYLIAEYYNRYTQKMLQFIPIPIASGYGGTFTNVGNVRNRGWEFTLTTKNIVGDGFNWSTDANISFNRNMVLNLGPTTQIYDAPENDNPTSITKVGLPLGQFYGYIFEGIFQNQAELDKYPHFDGEQVGNIRYKDVNGDGVIDGGDQTNIGNPWAQFTFGFNNHFSYKNFDMNIISAGSVGGHVFDMYKQFTTNLDGVFNVEQSVIQRWRSAKQPGAGLLPTTVSNTNLARDYYPSYWVESNSYLAVKNIDIGYNFKTKFTKNFRVYFSAQNAILITGYKGGNPEVGIEGQEGNRSLSPNVNFTGYPVSAVYTLGCNVTF from the coding sequence ATGAAATTAACGGTCTTATTAATTATTATCGGCTGTTTACACGTTAGTGCAAAAAGTTTCTCGCAAACTATTACGCTAAGTACCAATGAGGCCTCTATTGAAAAAGTATTCAATGCTATTGAGAAGCAGAGCGGGTATTATTTTTTTTACAAATACAACGATATAAAGCAGGCAAAGCCGGTTTCTCTATCATTAAAGAATGCATCACTGGAAGAGGCCTTGCAGCAGTGTTTTAAAAATGAACCGTTTACTTATACTATCGACAATAAAACTATTATCGTTAATAAAAAGGATGCGGTAACCACCGCTCCGACCCAGGCGCCCATAACGATAACAGGGCAGGTTACGGATGCGCAAAAACAGCCGCTGCCCGGCGTTAGCGTTAAGGTAAAAGGGACAAGTACAGGTGCAGTGACAGGCATTGACGGCAAATTTAGCTTGCAAGCAGAAGATAATGCGGTATTGGTATTCACTTTTGTAGGCTTTAAAACCAAAGAAGAGCCCATAAACAAGCGTACAAGTATTAATGTAACATTGGAGGACGATAAAACCCAGCTAAACGAAGTGGTGGTAGTGGGCTATGGTAACCAGGAACGTAAGGATGTTACGGGCGCGGTGGGTACTGTGAAAATGAGCAATATTAAAGAAATCAAGGCAGCCAGTGTTGATCTGAAACTGGCGGGTCAGCTTGCCGGTGTTACGGTAAACCAGGTAACCGGAACACCGGGCGGTGGCGTGGCAATTAATATTCGTGGTGCCGGCTCGGTGGGTGCGGGTGATAATCCTCTGTACGTTGTTGACGGTTTTCCTATTTCCCCGGGTTTTGATCAGTACTCTAATCCGTTAAGTACTATCAATCCGGATGATATAGAAAATATCAGCGTACTGAAAGATGCTGCTTCCACAGCCATATATGGGTCACGTGGTGCAAACGGTGTTATCCTGATTACCACCAAAAGAGCAAAAAAAGGAGAATCAACAGTTACGGTAAATACATCTTCGGGGCTTCAGCGGGTACTTTCCCAAAGCAAGCTTAAAATGATGACGGCATCTCAGTTTGCGCAATGGCGTACAGAAGCTATACAGGATGCCAATGCCATTAACGGTACAAATGATCCTATACCGATTGAATACCGCAACCCAAAATCGCTTGGTGCCGGTACCGACTGGTTTGATGCGGTAACAAGAACAGCACCAATGCAAAACTATGATGTTACCATTGCCAATGGTACCGAAAAGGTAAGGTCATTATTTTCGCTGGGTTATTTTGATCAGCAGGGTACTGTACTAAATACAGGGTTTAAAAGATATTCCTTAAAAGGAAATATGGATGCCGATGTGGCTAAAAATTTAACCGTTGGTTTGAGCATAGCACCTACTTATAGTTTTCGGAATTTACAACAAACAGACGGCCATTTTCTTTCGGCTGCGCTAAGCCAGGCATATTTAGAGAGTCCACTTATTCCGGTAAAACAGCCCGATGGCTCATATACCAATGTTGTAGGTTCGCCTGGAACCTTCCAAAATGTTAATCCTGTAAGCGAGTTGGTAAACACCATTAACAAGCGAAACGAGTTTCGCGCCCTTGCAAATACTTATGTAGATTGGGAGCCCATTAAAGGTTTAAATATCAGGTCAACCTTCGGGGTCGATTATCAAACTAAATCACAGGATTATTACCGGCCTTCTTATCTGGGCGGCTTCAATGTACCTAACCGCGATGGAAACCAGCAAAAGGCCGTCGGCTCTTTTACTTCGGCCAATAGCTTTAACTGGCTCAATGAAAATAGCATCAACTACAAAAAAACCTGGGGTAATCATACTTTAACGGCACTGGCAGATTACTCTGTACAGCAGGAAAATACACATGATCGTTTAACTTTCGGAACCGGTTTCCCCGATGATGCCATACAATCGGTTAACGCGGCAACAATTGTCACCGCGACTGCAGGTGATGAAGAGTGGAGGTTATTATCGTTAATAGGCAGAGTGAATTATGCTTATAAGGATAAATATTTACTAAGCGCGTCTATTCGTCGGGATGGTGCTTCCCGGTTTGCATCAGGGCATCAATGGGGCACGTTCCCTTCAGTATCCGGCGGCTGGCGTATCTCTGACGAATCATTCTTTCCGAAGATAAGTATTGTAGATCAGGTAAAATTTACTGCCAGCTATGGGCTTGCCGGAAATAATGGCATACCTAATTACGCATCAATACCTGCTGTTGATGAAGCTAATTACACATTTGGCGGCGGACTGGCCCCTGGCAAGGCTTTAACCGAACTTGGTAATACAAGTTTAGGATGGGAAACAACAAGGCAACTGGATATTGGTATGGATATCTCGTTAGCTAAAGGCCGTATTTATTTAATTGCAGAATATTATAATCGTTACACTCAGAAGATGCTGCAATTTATTCCAATACCCATTGCATCTGGCTATGGCGGTACCTTTACTAACGTTGGAAATGTCCGCAACCGTGGTTGGGAGTTTACATTAACTACAAAAAATATTGTTGGTGACGGGTTTAACTGGAGTACAGATGCTAACATATCATTTAACCGTAACATGGTGCTTAATTTAGGGCCAACTACACAAATATATGATGCACCTGAAAATGATAACCCAACCAGTATTACCAAGGTAGGTTTACCATTAGGACAGTTTTACGGTTATATTTTTGAAGGGATATTTCAAAACCAGGCCGAGCTGGATAAATACCCGCATTTTGACGGAGAGCAAGTTGGCAACATCAGGTACAAAGATGTTAACGGCGACGGTGTAATTGACGGTGGCGACCAAACCAATATTGGTAACCCATGGGCACAGTTTACGTTTGGCTTTAATAACCATTTCTCCTATAAAAACTTTGATATGAATATAATTTCGGCAGGTTCGGTAGGAGGCCATGTGTTTGATATGTATAAACAGTTCACTACCAATCTTGACGGAGTTTTTAATGTGGAACAATCTGTAATTCAACGTTGGCGCTCTGCAAAACAGCCGGGTGCGGGGCTTTTACCAACTACGGTATCAAACACCAACCTGGCCCGTGACTATTATCCTTCTTATTGGGTAGAGAGCAATTCGTACTTAGCTGTTAAGAATATTGATATAGGGTACAATTTTAAAACAAAGTTTACCAAAAACTTTAGGGTTTACTTTAGCGCTCAAAACGCAATACTCATAACCGGCTATAAAGGTGGTAACCCTGAGGTAGGCATTGAGGGTCAGGAAGGCAACAGGTCGCTTTCACCAAACGTAAATTTCACAGGTTATCCGGTTTCTGCTGTTTATACCCTGGGCTGCAATGTGACATTTTAA
- a CDS encoding FecR family protein has protein sequence MQQQKFLQLIDKYLNGEASAEEEQLLLNFFESFQSDSEWDESALGIKKQLEDKMLNRLQQAVQKSKSQSHPKMGRLFTLRNIAAAIALLAVIGVGGYYYILKPAKQLLASKNKSAVKHDVNPGNNKAILTLENGEQVILDSARIGTLAKKGKISINKTKDGQLVYTATHEDNATANDPIVYNTISTPKGGQYQVILPDGTRVWLNAASSLKFPTAFTGNQRRVELLGEAYFEVTKNALKPFTVKVNDMQVKVLGTHFNIMAYSDEIAMKTTLLEGSVQLNRGGAGNLLKPGQQGVVKGNNIQVMDVDVDAAIAWKNGFFEFKRASLQDIMKQLSRWYDTEVVYEGKIPDDEFVGKIERNVKLSQVLRILELNHVHFKIENKKITVTP, from the coding sequence GTGCAGCAACAGAAATTTTTACAACTCATCGATAAGTACCTGAACGGAGAGGCATCTGCCGAGGAGGAACAGCTGTTACTGAATTTTTTCGAAAGCTTTCAATCGGATAGTGAGTGGGACGAATCAGCGCTTGGTATAAAAAAACAGCTGGAAGATAAAATGCTTAACCGATTGCAGCAAGCGGTACAAAAGTCAAAATCACAATCGCACCCTAAAATGGGTAGGCTTTTTACACTTCGGAATATTGCGGCAGCCATAGCATTGCTTGCTGTTATAGGTGTCGGGGGATATTATTACATACTGAAGCCGGCCAAACAATTATTGGCATCAAAAAATAAATCAGCTGTTAAGCACGACGTAAACCCCGGCAACAACAAAGCCATACTAACCCTTGAAAATGGTGAGCAGGTAATATTAGATTCCGCCAGGATCGGCACGCTTGCCAAAAAAGGGAAAATCAGCATTAACAAAACCAAAGACGGGCAGTTGGTGTACACAGCTACACATGAAGATAATGCGACAGCTAATGATCCCATTGTCTATAATACAATTTCAACCCCAAAAGGAGGCCAATACCAGGTTATACTGCCCGATGGTACAAGGGTTTGGTTAAACGCGGCATCCTCCTTAAAATTCCCAACGGCTTTTACGGGTAATCAGCGCCGCGTTGAACTCTTGGGCGAAGCTTATTTTGAGGTGACGAAAAACGCGCTGAAACCTTTTACGGTGAAGGTGAATGATATGCAGGTTAAAGTATTAGGTACACATTTTAACATTATGGCATATAGTGATGAAATCGCCATGAAAACCACGCTGCTGGAAGGTTCAGTTCAATTAAACAGGGGCGGCGCAGGTAATTTGCTAAAACCCGGGCAACAAGGTGTTGTTAAAGGCAATAACATACAGGTTATGGATGTAGATGTTGATGCGGCCATTGCCTGGAAAAATGGTTTTTTTGAGTTTAAACGGGCCAGCTTACAGGACATTATGAAGCAGCTGAGCAGGTGGTATGACACCGAGGTTGTTTATGAAGGCAAAATACCCGATGATGAGTTTGTAGGCAAGATTGAAAGGAACGTAAAACTATCGCAGGTGCTCCGTATACTGGAACTTAACCATGTTCATTTTAAAATTGAAAACAAAAAGATAACGGTAACCCCGTAA
- a CDS encoding RNA polymerase sigma-70 factor — protein sequence MPNKIALRDIQLIDRLKMDDETALSSIYKEYWEQLYMSAYHVLKDSQACEDIIQELFIKLWNNRYSITINVSLKAYLYASIRYEVYRQIRTGTVRGDIYDDVLERIHTPAAYDNIEYKELTEQVSSIVNTLPDKCREVYKLSREECLSHKEIASQLNISTKTVENHLTKALRQLRTSIGSVFLLQILFLFIKK from the coding sequence ATGCCCAATAAAATAGCTTTAAGAGACATACAGCTGATTGACCGTCTGAAAATGGACGACGAAACTGCGCTGTCGTCCATTTATAAAGAGTATTGGGAGCAGCTTTATATGTCGGCCTATCATGTTTTAAAGGATAGTCAGGCTTGTGAAGATATTATCCAGGAACTATTTATCAAGCTTTGGAACAATCGATATAGTATTACCATTAATGTTTCCTTAAAAGCCTATTTATATGCTTCTATTCGTTACGAAGTTTACAGACAGATAAGAACGGGGACAGTGCGGGGAGATATTTATGATGATGTTCTGGAACGTATCCATACACCGGCCGCTTATGATAATATTGAATATAAGGAGCTAACCGAACAGGTAAGCTCTATAGTAAATACACTGCCCGATAAATGCCGGGAAGTGTATAAATTAAGTCGCGAGGAATGTTTAAGTCATAAGGAAATAGCGTCGCAGTTAAACATCTCCACTAAAACAGTTGAAAATCACCTTACCAAAGCATTGCGGCAATTGCGAACTTCTATAGGCAGCGTTTTCCTGCTGCAAATCCTGTTTCTCTTTATAAAAAAATAA
- a CDS encoding alpha/beta hydrolase, whose translation MYTHSKQIITAGVPIEQAQKAIIMLHGRGASATSIITLSDRLQLDGYAIFAPQATEHSWYPYSFMAPVSNNQPALDSALELIGELVNDIKNKGITQENIYLLGFSQGACLTLEYVSRNAGRYGGVIAFTGGLIGEKLIESNYKGDFNQTPVLITTGDPDPHVPVSRVNESVAIMERLNASVTLEIYKSRPHTITGEELALANSIL comes from the coding sequence ATGTATACACACAGCAAACAGATAATAACAGCAGGTGTTCCCATAGAACAAGCTCAAAAGGCTATTATTATGCTGCACGGTCGCGGAGCATCTGCAACAAGTATTATAACACTCAGCGACCGCTTACAATTAGATGGATACGCCATTTTTGCACCGCAGGCTACCGAACACAGCTGGTACCCATACAGTTTTATGGCCCCGGTAAGTAACAACCAGCCCGCGCTTGATTCGGCACTGGAGCTTATCGGCGAATTGGTTAATGATATCAAGAATAAAGGGATAACACAGGAAAATATTTATCTCCTGGGCTTTTCGCAGGGCGCTTGTTTAACACTGGAGTACGTAAGCCGCAACGCCGGCCGATATGGGGGCGTAATAGCTTTTACCGGAGGGTTGATAGGCGAAAAATTAATTGAAAGTAATTACAAGGGTGATTTTAATCAGACCCCTGTACTTATTACTACCGGCGACCCTGACCCGCATGTGCCGGTAAGCAGGGTAAATGAGAGTGTAGCCATTATGGAAAGGCTCAACGCAAGCGTCACCCTCGAAATTTATAAAAGCCGGCCACACACTATTACCGGTGAAGAACTGGCATTGGCCAATTCGATATTATAA
- a CDS encoding ring-cleaving dioxygenase, translating to MENTINGIHHITAIAGSAKRNYDFYTRVLGLRLVKKTVNFDDPQTYHLYYGDKFGTPGTILTFFPWEGITAGRRGARQATEIGYSVPEGSLDFWLKRFEVNNVIYNKPAEKFGEQYLTVLDPDGLKLELIVPKTSDKRLPWETNEVKAENATRGFHNITITTNKIDATAKILTDVFGYKLLEQHVNRFRFVTDAVDNAAIVDLVEVAGEIAGHVAGGSVHHVAFRVKNDQILMEYREKIAGLGLNITEKIDRNYFYSLYFREPGGVLFELATDNPGFSVDEPVDQLGTGLKLPAQYENIREDIEKSLPSLI from the coding sequence ATGGAAAATACAATAAACGGCATACACCACATTACCGCTATCGCAGGCAGCGCCAAAAGAAACTATGATTTTTATACCCGAGTATTGGGTTTGAGGCTGGTTAAAAAAACAGTAAATTTTGATGATCCGCAAACTTATCACTTATACTATGGCGACAAATTTGGTACCCCAGGAACCATCCTTACATTTTTCCCGTGGGAAGGTATAACCGCCGGTCGCAGGGGTGCACGCCAGGCTACCGAAATTGGCTACAGCGTGCCCGAAGGCAGTTTGGATTTCTGGTTGAAAAGGTTTGAGGTCAATAATGTGATCTATAACAAACCAGCCGAAAAATTTGGCGAACAATATTTAACCGTACTTGACCCGGATGGTTTAAAGCTGGAATTGATAGTACCTAAAACTTCCGATAAAAGGCTACCCTGGGAAACTAATGAAGTAAAAGCAGAAAACGCTACAAGGGGTTTTCACAACATTACCATCACTACCAATAAAATAGATGCGACCGCCAAAATATTAACCGATGTATTTGGTTACAAATTATTAGAACAGCATGTGAACCGTTTCAGGTTTGTTACCGATGCAGTAGATAATGCCGCCATAGTTGACCTGGTTGAAGTGGCCGGAGAGATAGCAGGGCATGTTGCAGGTGGTTCTGTTCATCACGTAGCATTTCGTGTTAAAAACGATCAAATATTGATGGAATATCGTGAAAAAATAGCCGGTTTAGGTCTCAATATCACCGAAAAAATAGATCGTAATTACTTTTATTCACTCTATTTCCGCGAACCAGGAGGCGTGCTGTTCGAGCTTGCTACAGATAACCCCGGATTTTCTGTAGATGAACCGGTTGACCAGTTAGGTACAGGTTTAAAACTACCTGCCCAATATGAAAATATACGCGAAGACATCGAAAAATCGCTTCCGTCATTAATATAA